A genomic region of Cytobacillus luteolus contains the following coding sequences:
- a CDS encoding SIMPL domain-containing protein, producing MYPNSYFSYQNGLVQHRSANHYKSPIIEVEGIGQLKVRPDIVSVRFGVLTEGMDVQNAQDENAKIINDIIEAIVNAGVQKNQIETVSFSVSPQYQYTNNEKILQGYEVRHLLSVRLDDVQKAGVIYDIAFNEGANIAENPIFMVENEQAYQMEALQKALQNAVIKATTIANTLGVTLSQQPLRVEEISTNFIPREYGVQEVAASMGTATPIQVREIEFQARVEVQFTFH from the coding sequence ATGTATCCAAATTCTTATTTTTCTTATCAAAATGGATTAGTCCAACATAGGTCTGCAAATCACTATAAAAGCCCAATCATAGAAGTGGAAGGGATTGGACAACTCAAGGTAAGGCCTGATATTGTTAGTGTAAGATTTGGTGTGTTAACGGAAGGTATGGACGTTCAAAATGCACAAGACGAAAATGCAAAGATAATAAATGATATTATTGAAGCTATCGTGAATGCTGGGGTTCAAAAAAATCAAATTGAAACAGTATCATTCTCTGTTAGTCCACAATATCAATACACAAACAATGAAAAAATACTACAAGGCTATGAAGTGAGACATCTCCTCTCTGTGAGGCTAGATGATGTGCAAAAGGCAGGAGTGATCTACGATATTGCTTTTAATGAAGGTGCCAATATTGCTGAAAATCCAATCTTTATGGTCGAGAATGAACAAGCCTACCAGATGGAAGCTTTACAGAAAGCTTTGCAGAATGCAGTTATTAAAGCCACTACTATAGCAAATACCCTTGGTGTGACTTTAAGTCAACAACCATTACGTGTAGAGGAAATTAGTACAAATTTCATCCCAAGAGAGTATGGTGTACAGGAGGTAGCTGCAAGTATGGGGACAGCGACTCCTATTCAAGTAAGAGAGATTGAATTTCAAGCAAGAGTAGAGGTTCAGTTTACTTTTCATTAA
- a CDS encoding PQQ-dependent sugar dehydrogenase, with amino-acid sequence MKVNWLIIFCLVICVGCAGDRIQNETIEVFKDQPEIISIQLDIPWSISKVGRSLFITERKGTLLKVDEETKQIIPQELSLNKKIYHIGEGGLLGFTLTPDFETSKEAYIYHTYEENNEILNRVVLIERAGDVWVEQRSVLENIPGGRIHNGGRLKFGPDGYLYITTGDAGVPDNAQNLVNLSGKILRMERDGSIPSNNPFDNSYIYSYGHRNPQGLTWDGENNLYATEHGQSAHDEINLVRPGRNYGWPIIEGNEKSPGLETPLFQSGKDTWAPSGVDYYNGKLYVATLRGQSVRSFDLDTMEISIEYNQSGRMRDILIHDNTLYALTNNKDGRGSPQEDDDKLMKVNID; translated from the coding sequence ATGAAAGTAAATTGGTTAATCATTTTTTGTTTAGTAATCTGTGTCGGGTGTGCCGGTGACCGTATACAAAATGAAACAATTGAAGTATTCAAAGATCAGCCTGAGATTATTTCTATACAACTAGATATTCCGTGGTCCATTTCAAAGGTAGGGAGATCTTTATTTATAACTGAGCGAAAGGGAACCCTTTTAAAGGTTGATGAAGAAACGAAGCAAATAATACCACAGGAGCTGAGTTTGAATAAAAAGATTTATCATATAGGAGAAGGAGGTTTATTAGGATTTACATTAACACCTGATTTTGAAACTAGTAAGGAAGCTTACATATATCATACATATGAAGAAAATAATGAAATACTAAATCGTGTAGTATTAATTGAAAGAGCAGGGGATGTATGGGTTGAGCAAAGATCTGTACTCGAAAATATACCAGGTGGACGAATACATAATGGAGGTAGACTTAAGTTTGGCCCTGATGGATATCTTTATATCACAACTGGTGATGCTGGTGTTCCAGACAATGCACAGAACTTGGTTAATCTTTCTGGTAAAATTTTGCGGATGGAGAGAGATGGTTCTATTCCGAGTAATAACCCATTTGATAATTCCTATATCTATTCTTATGGTCACAGAAACCCGCAAGGACTCACTTGGGATGGTGAAAATAATCTATATGCAACAGAACATGGACAAAGTGCTCATGATGAAATTAATTTGGTACGACCTGGACGAAACTATGGCTGGCCAATTATTGAGGGTAATGAAAAATCACCTGGTTTAGAAACGCCACTTTTCCAATCGGGCAAAGATACGTGGGCACCATCTGGGGTTGACTATTATAATGGAAAACTTTATGTAGCTACTTTAAGAGGACAAAGTGTTCGAAGTTTCGATTTAGATACTATGGAGATAAGCATTGAATATAATCAATCAGGTAGAATGAGGGATATCCTTATTCATGATAACACTTTATATGCTTTGACAAATAATAAAGACGGTAGGGGAAGCCCACAAGAAGATGATGATAAGTTAATGAAAGTTAATATTGATTAA
- a CDS encoding hotdog fold thioesterase, whose product MNRENTLVEALGIEFKELSPERVVATMPVNEKTRQPFGILHGGASVALAETVASVGTYNLVDQETEACAGLEINANHIKSKKDGIVTAIATPLHKGRTTMVWDIKIVDEEENLICVSRCTMAVLKLKK is encoded by the coding sequence ATGAACCGAGAAAATACACTCGTTGAAGCACTTGGAATTGAGTTTAAGGAGCTTTCACCAGAGCGAGTGGTTGCAACAATGCCTGTAAATGAAAAAACTCGTCAACCATTTGGAATTCTACATGGGGGTGCTTCAGTAGCACTAGCTGAAACAGTTGCCAGTGTAGGTACCTACAACTTAGTGGATCAAGAAACAGAAGCATGTGCTGGACTTGAGATTAATGCAAATCATATAAAGTCGAAGAAGGACGGGATTGTGACTGCAATTGCAACTCCATTACATAAAGGTCGGACAACAATGGTATGGGACATTAAAATCGTGGATGAAGAAGAAAATCTAATATGTGTTTCAAGATGCACAATGGCTGTTTTAAAACTTAAAAAATAA
- the mnhG gene encoding monovalent cation/H(+) antiporter subunit G, which translates to MIETLKITFAVIILLGSVISIITMIGLIRLPDIYTRNHAASKSATLGVLFILFGTFLFFWLENGYMNSRLILAIVFIFLTAPVAGHLISRAAYNSGVPLWENSVRDDLKVKQKVKS; encoded by the coding sequence GTGATCGAAACTCTTAAAATTACTTTTGCGGTAATTATCCTTCTAGGATCAGTAATTAGTATTATAACTATGATTGGTTTAATTCGTTTGCCGGATATTTATACTCGTAATCATGCAGCATCAAAAAGTGCAACATTAGGAGTTCTGTTCATTTTGTTCGGTACCTTTTTGTTCTTTTGGCTAGAAAATGGCTATATGAATTCAAGATTAATTTTAGCGATTGTATTCATCTTTTTAACAGCACCAGTAGCTGGACATCTAATTAGTCGTGCAGCATATAATTCTGGGGTTCCTCTATGGGAGAATAGTGTTAGAGATGATTTAAAAGTAAAACAAAAAGTAAAATCATAA
- a CDS encoding Na(+)/H(+) antiporter subunit F1, with translation MVDIILNVSLLLLSVATLGFLYRVVKGPTVPDRVIALDAIGINLVGITAITSVLLRTEAFLEVILLIGIVAFIGTVSFAKFLEKGVVIERDRNS, from the coding sequence ATGGTAGATATTATTTTAAACGTATCTTTACTGCTTTTATCGGTTGCAACTCTTGGGTTCTTATACCGAGTGGTAAAAGGTCCAACGGTACCAGATCGTGTTATTGCATTGGATGCTATCGGAATTAACTTAGTTGGAATTACCGCTATTACTTCTGTCCTTCTAAGAACGGAAGCTTTCTTGGAAGTCATACTCTTAATAGGTATTGTTGCCTTTATTGGAACCGTATCTTTTGCTAAGTTTCTTGAGAAGGGAGTCGTCATAGAACGTGATCGAAACTCTTAA
- a CDS encoding Na+/H+ antiporter subunit E gives MAFQLLLNILIAFTWMFLTNSYDFAAFFAGYLVGLLMIFILRRFFNHRFYLANIYAVIKLILLFIKELILSNFEILKIVLKPKFDAKPGIFALPIELEEDWEIAVLSNLITLTPGTLVIDVSDDKKTLYIHAMDVPDVNSSINTIKNTFEKAIKEVSR, from the coding sequence ATGGCCTTTCAACTATTACTTAATATACTTATTGCGTTTACATGGATGTTTTTAACCAACTCGTATGATTTTGCAGCATTTTTTGCAGGTTACCTCGTAGGTTTATTAATGATTTTTATCCTTCGGCGATTTTTTAATCACCGCTTCTACTTGGCAAATATTTATGCTGTAATTAAGCTAATTTTGTTATTTATAAAAGAACTTATATTATCAAATTTTGAAATTTTAAAGATCGTCTTAAAACCAAAATTTGATGCAAAACCCGGGATTTTTGCTTTACCAATAGAACTTGAAGAAGACTGGGAAATCGCGGTTTTATCAAATTTAATTACCTTAACACCCGGAACACTTGTGATTGACGTGTCAGATGACAAGAAAACCCTTTACATTCATGCTATGGATGTACCGGATGTAAACAGCTCGATTAATACAATAAAAAATACATTTGAAAAAGCAATCAAGGAGGTGAGCCGATAA
- a CDS encoding Na+/H+ antiporter subunit D, which produces MNNLVILPLLIPLLAGIALIFLHKYILAQKWISALSAVLTVIVSGYLVQFVYDNGIQTLNLGNWKAPFGIVLVADLFASILVFTTSIVSLACILYSFKSIGIDRERFYYYSVVQFLIVGILGAFLTGDIFNLFVFFEVMLMSSYVLIVLGGTKIQLRESIKYILVNIVSSALFVTAVAYLYAVTGTLNMADLSVRINEIGNEGIITVIAILFLVVFGMKAAIFPLFFWLPGSYQAPPTPITAFFGALLTKVGVYSIIRVFTLIFNQDVAFTHTIIGILAGFTIIVGVIGAIAYWDVKKIIIYNIMTAVGVILAGLAAFSTTALSGAIFYVVHDMVIKAALFLLVGAMIVITGTNNLKEMGGLIRNHPLLGWMFFVAAVTLAGIPPLSGFVGKLLIVTGGFESEHYWLAGLVLLSSLLVLYSVFKIFLNGFWGETKLAKEEEKGTTKGLLYPCALLLSISIILGVGADWFYPYISEAAETLMNPSIYIQAVLGG; this is translated from the coding sequence ATGAATAATTTAGTAATACTACCACTGCTTATTCCATTATTAGCTGGGATTGCTTTAATATTCCTACATAAGTATATCCTAGCTCAAAAATGGATAAGTGCTCTTTCAGCTGTATTAACTGTTATTGTCTCGGGTTACTTGGTACAATTCGTTTATGATAATGGGATCCAAACCTTAAACTTAGGAAATTGGAAAGCACCGTTTGGAATCGTTTTAGTTGCAGATTTATTCGCTTCTATTCTTGTCTTTACTACTTCCATTGTTTCTTTAGCGTGTATCTTGTATTCCTTCAAATCAATTGGCATTGATAGAGAGCGATTTTACTATTACTCGGTCGTCCAATTTTTGATTGTAGGAATACTTGGTGCATTTTTAACTGGTGATATTTTCAATCTTTTTGTATTCTTTGAAGTTATGCTGATGTCTTCTTATGTATTAATAGTATTAGGTGGCACAAAAATTCAGTTAAGAGAATCAATTAAGTATATTTTAGTTAACATTGTTTCCTCTGCTTTGTTTGTTACAGCTGTCGCTTATCTATATGCGGTTACTGGTACATTAAATATGGCAGATTTATCAGTTCGAATTAATGAGATCGGTAATGAAGGAATAATCACGGTTATTGCCATTTTATTCTTAGTCGTATTTGGAATGAAAGCTGCAATATTCCCTCTATTCTTTTGGTTACCTGGATCTTATCAAGCACCTCCAACGCCAATTACTGCTTTTTTTGGCGCACTTTTAACAAAAGTCGGAGTGTACTCAATTATCCGCGTGTTTACATTGATTTTTAATCAGGATGTTGCATTTACTCATACAATTATAGGAATACTAGCTGGTTTCACTATTATTGTAGGTGTTATCGGTGCTATCGCATATTGGGATGTTAAGAAAATAATCATCTATAATATTATGACGGCTGTCGGAGTCATTTTAGCTGGATTGGCTGCATTCTCTACAACTGCCTTATCTGGAGCTATCTTTTATGTTGTTCATGATATGGTCATAAAGGCTGCACTATTTTTATTAGTAGGAGCCATGATTGTTATTACTGGAACAAATAACTTAAAGGAAATGGGAGGATTAATCAGAAATCATCCTTTACTAGGCTGGATGTTTTTTGTTGCAGCTGTAACTTTAGCCGGAATCCCACCACTAAGTGGATTTGTAGGTAAGCTATTAATTGTAACTGGTGGTTTTGAAAGTGAACACTATTGGCTAGCCGGATTGGTATTATTATCAAGCTTGCTTGTGCTCTACTCAGTTTTTAAGATCTTTTTGAATGGATTCTGGGGAGAAACAAAATTAGCTAAAGAAGAAGAAAAAGGTACAACAAAAGGGTTATTGTACCCATGCGCTCTATTACTTTCAATATCAATTATTCTTGGAGTAGGTGCCGATTGGTTCTATCCTTATATAAGCGAAGCTGCTGAAACACTAATGAACCCTTCAATCTATATTCAAGCTGTGTTAGGGGGATAG
- a CDS encoding Na(+)/H(+) antiporter subunit C translates to MEIVMSFIIGILFTAATYLILSKSLIRIIIGTGLLSHGAHLLLLTMGGLKRGAAPLLGENASAYTDPLPQALILTAIVISFGVTAFFLVLAYRSYQELGTDNMDKLRGTDRNE, encoded by the coding sequence ATGGAGATAGTAATGTCTTTTATCATCGGCATATTATTTACTGCTGCAACCTACCTCATTTTATCTAAAAGTTTAATACGTATCATTATTGGAACTGGACTTCTAAGCCATGGAGCACATTTGTTACTACTAACAATGGGAGGATTAAAAAGAGGGGCTGCACCGTTACTTGGAGAAAATGCCAGTGCTTATACAGACCCGCTGCCTCAGGCTTTAATTTTGACAGCGATTGTTATTAGCTTTGGTGTTACTGCTTTCTTCTTAGTACTAGCCTATCGCTCTTACCAAGAACTTGGAACAGATAACATGGACAAATTGAGGGGAACTGATCGTAATGAATAA
- a CDS encoding Na(+)/H(+) antiporter subunit B, with protein sequence MKTNDVILQTMTKILVFIIFAYAINLFLAGHYTAGGGFIGGLMAAGAIVLLLLAFDMKTVRSILPFNFISMTALGLLIAVGTGVGAFLFDVPFLTHTFGYFDLPIIGKTGLATAVLFDIGVFLVVVGIVMVIIQTIGEDE encoded by the coding sequence ATGAAAACAAACGATGTAATTCTTCAAACGATGACGAAGATTCTTGTCTTCATCATTTTTGCATATGCAATCAACCTGTTCTTGGCTGGTCACTATACGGCAGGTGGTGGGTTTATTGGCGGACTGATGGCTGCTGGAGCAATTGTTTTACTGTTATTAGCTTTTGACATGAAGACGGTCCGTAGCATACTCCCATTCAATTTCATCAGCATGACAGCATTAGGATTACTGATTGCAGTTGGAACAGGTGTTGGTGCATTTCTATTTGATGTTCCATTTCTAACACATACATTTGGTTATTTTGATCTACCGATCATCGGGAAAACCGGTCTTGCCACAGCAGTATTATTTGATATTGGTGTTTTCCTGGTGGTTGTAGGAATTGTTATGGTCATCATACAAACAATTGGGGAGGATGAATAA
- a CDS encoding Na+/H+ antiporter subunit A encodes MSLLHLAILSPFLLAVFIPLLYKHFRKIHTGWFVLVLPVILFIYLLQFIKGNVEGNPTTKTLSWIPSLGIDFTVYVDGLGLLFALLITGIGALVVLYSIYYLSKDKESLHTFYVYLLMFMGAMLGVVLSDNLIVLYTFWELTSLSSFLLIGYWYHREKSRYGAQKSMLITVFGGLSMLAGFILLGMMADTFSIRELIAQADTIPSHPLFIPALLLVLLGAFTKSAQFPFHIWLPDAMEAPTPVSAYLHSATMVKAGIYLVARLSPVFAGSAEWLWLVAGFGIITLFWGSFSAVKQTDLKSILAFSTISQLGMIMSMLGIGAAALHYDYLDDNIYLIATTAAIFHLINHATFKGSLFMVVGIVDHETGTRDIRKLGGLMTLMPITFTLAIIGSFSMAGLPPFNGFLSKEMFFTAMLHASTLDIFNFETWGILFPILAWIASIFTFIYSMILVFKTFTGKYKPEELDKKPHEAPIGMLISPIVLASLVIIIAFFPNLIAQSLIEPAMVSIHPTLLEMGSFNTKIYFWHGWNLELFMTIGVVGIGSALFLTLTKWSGLYDLFPKRLTLNNLYDHGLISMERSATKLNSLYMTGFIRNYLVFIFGFMIFALGGSLLTKNAFIVDFTAAAPVGLYEVVLALVLVAGVLTILFSKSRLSAIIALGAVGYTIALFFVLFRAPDLALTQLLVETVSVALFLLCFYHLPEYKKQQKRLSFRLTNLLISLGVGTVVTLIALSANSTRLFDSISSYYVDASYTEAGGKNMVNVILVDFRGFDTLFEIVVLGIGALGIYSMIKLRLTRGRQG; translated from the coding sequence TTGTCATTGTTACATTTAGCCATTTTGTCTCCTTTTTTGCTGGCGGTTTTCATTCCGCTGTTATATAAGCATTTCAGGAAGATTCATACTGGGTGGTTCGTCCTTGTTTTACCGGTCATCTTATTCATTTATCTTTTACAGTTTATAAAAGGTAATGTAGAGGGTAACCCAACAACAAAGACATTATCCTGGATACCATCACTAGGAATCGATTTCACAGTATATGTGGATGGACTAGGGCTGTTATTTGCCCTTTTGATTACAGGAATTGGAGCACTTGTTGTCTTATATTCCATTTATTATTTGTCGAAGGACAAAGAATCCTTACATACGTTTTATGTTTATCTATTAATGTTTATGGGAGCAATGCTTGGGGTTGTCTTATCTGATAATCTAATTGTTCTTTATACTTTCTGGGAGTTAACCAGTTTATCTTCCTTCTTACTTATTGGATATTGGTATCATCGAGAGAAATCAAGATATGGTGCCCAAAAATCAATGCTAATCACTGTGTTTGGCGGTTTATCAATGTTAGCTGGTTTTATTCTTTTAGGTATGATGGCTGATACTTTTAGTATTCGTGAATTAATTGCACAAGCAGATACAATTCCTTCACATCCTTTATTTATTCCAGCATTATTGCTAGTGCTACTTGGAGCTTTTACAAAATCTGCTCAGTTTCCATTTCATATTTGGTTGCCGGATGCTATGGAAGCTCCTACTCCGGTAAGTGCTTATTTACACTCAGCTACAATGGTAAAAGCAGGTATCTACCTTGTAGCAAGATTAAGTCCTGTTTTCGCCGGGTCAGCAGAATGGTTATGGCTCGTTGCTGGATTTGGAATCATCACCCTTTTCTGGGGGTCATTCTCCGCTGTAAAACAAACCGATTTAAAATCAATCCTTGCCTTTTCGACAATTAGTCAGTTAGGGATGATTATGTCAATGCTAGGAATCGGAGCAGCAGCCTTACATTATGACTATCTTGATGACAATATCTATTTAATTGCTACAACTGCAGCAATTTTTCACTTAATCAATCACGCAACTTTCAAGGGTAGTCTATTTATGGTTGTAGGAATTGTTGATCATGAAACAGGAACAAGGGATATCCGTAAATTGGGCGGTTTAATGACATTAATGCCGATAACATTTACATTAGCAATCATTGGTTCGTTCTCAATGGCTGGTTTACCACCTTTTAACGGTTTCCTTAGTAAAGAGATGTTCTTTACTGCGATGCTTCACGCATCCACATTAGATATTTTTAATTTCGAAACTTGGGGAATTCTGTTTCCAATACTGGCTTGGATTGCAAGTATTTTTACGTTCATTTACAGCATGATTTTGGTATTCAAAACCTTTACAGGAAAATACAAACCAGAGGAACTTGATAAGAAACCACATGAAGCTCCAATCGGTATGCTAATATCACCAATTGTTTTAGCTTCATTAGTAATTATTATTGCTTTCTTTCCGAACCTCATTGCACAGAGTTTAATAGAACCGGCAATGGTGTCCATTCACCCTACTCTTCTGGAAATGGGATCGTTCAATACAAAGATCTACTTTTGGCACGGTTGGAACCTTGAGTTATTTATGACTATTGGAGTAGTAGGTATAGGGTCAGCCCTATTTTTAACATTAACAAAGTGGTCTGGCTTGTATGACCTATTTCCAAAGCGCTTAACACTTAATAATTTATATGACCACGGGCTAATATCCATGGAAAGATCAGCAACCAAACTAAATAGTCTTTACATGACAGGCTTTATTAGAAATTACCTAGTTTTTATATTTGGTTTTATGATTTTCGCATTGGGTGGTTCTTTACTGACCAAGAATGCTTTTATTGTAGATTTTACTGCGGCAGCGCCAGTAGGATTATATGAAGTTGTTTTAGCCTTGGTTTTAGTAGCAGGAGTATTAACAATATTATTTTCAAAGTCTCGGTTATCAGCAATTATTGCTCTTGGAGCCGTTGGTTACACGATTGCTTTATTCTTCGTGTTATTTAGGGCACCGGACTTAGCATTAACTCAACTATTAGTAGAAACAGTATCTGTAGCATTATTCTTACTTTGTTTTTACCATTTGCCTGAGTATAAGAAACAACAAAAGCGACTTTCTTTCCGACTTACGAACTTACTTATTTCTTTAGGTGTTGGAACTGTTGTTACTTTAATCGCTTTATCAGCAAATAGCACAAGACTTTTTGACTCGATATCAAGTTATTATGTTGATGCAAGTTACACTGAAGCCGGTGGTAAAAATATGGTAAATGTTATACTTGTAGACTTTAGAGGGTTTGATACCTTATTTGAGATTGTCGTACTTGGTATCGGAGCACTGGGGATCTATTCAATGATAAAACTCCGTCTAACAAGGGGGAGACAAGGATGA